In Triticum aestivum cultivar Chinese Spring chromosome 5B, IWGSC CS RefSeq v2.1, whole genome shotgun sequence, the following proteins share a genomic window:
- the LOC123113904 gene encoding uncharacterized protein, translating to MKSSTLVAILVLQAVMVMGILAHSQAADTDDDFPKCCDHCNSWSGAQFCDDVGPKCRDGCVNCRVVQTRPVKTFRCGDGRSAYPYIPARRRAKRTDRSTSSHSEIDVGPESSSTYKIKKAPMRCAEPLWLYMHVCRLRPATTVVVLSTLRDTTYS from the exons ATGAAGAGTAGCACGCTGGTGGCGATCCTGGTCCTCCAGGCCGTCATGGTCATGGGGATCCTCGCACACTCACAGGCAGCGGACACGGACG ACGATTTCCCCAAGTGCTGCGACCACTGCAACTCCTGGTCGGGGGCCCAGTTCTGCGACGACGTCGGCCCCAAGTGCCGCGACGGCTGCGTCAACTGCCGCGTGGTGCAGACCCGCCCCGTGAAGACATTCCGGTGTGGAGATGGACGCTCCGCCTACCCATACATCCCTGCCCGCCGCCGTGCAAAAAGAACTGATCGCTCCACCTCATCACACAGTGAGATCGATGTCGGGCCGGAAAGTAGTAGTACGTATAAAATAAAAAAGGCTCCGATGAGATGCGCAGAGCCGTTGTGGTTGTACATGCATGTCTGTCGCCTACGCCCAGCAACAACTGTCGTCGTTCTCTCTACTTTGAGAGATACAACATATAGTTGA
- the LOC123113903 gene encoding uncharacterized protein: MDGLGNSALNASEAVMKRPRSVASRRPRPKEQLASEYKDISCAPSRSISPEDEAAAEASGQRRKELYLNGPEGRGSTHHRNALSKKIKKEEGSAGDNDIGHNRSSKPNDAKHITHGVLALASSRNSGSTDASQLSSRDTPVPVENRVRKVKLKVSGLNRIIPKQEPVDVGMPGTSDVSFHRQKQKDSGEQKHHSTRKVSHGNHVDGKRGDKHDISPSSDLVRKSKRVPKKRTLDSDDEDGELLYLEKLKVAKAAPEQHMATDQPLAYGYGEDGLRKKLSKVSKNKSTPYEVDNDFTMSQFSRDVRKKVKLEDTSDFIVEEEFGLDVSDRLIEADSPSGVKIEAPGLTTRQRALQGRGGHGESMIEFPDGLPAAPSSRRQKDKLSDVEIQAKKAEVAQRRKMQVEKAEREQQAEAMRKILGIDTEKKKEEKKQKEREDKEKQAKFEEYKRSCIQCVMRPEGTVVTFPDTMGLPSIFNSKPISYPPPREKCAGPSCPNPYKYRDSKTKLPLCSLECYKAVQGGAGTMAC, translated from the exons ATGGATGGGCTCGGGAACTCTGCGCTGAACGCCTCAGAAGCGGTGATGAAGAGGCCCAGGAGCGTGGCGTCCAGGAGGCCGAGGCCCAAGGAGCAGCTCGCTTCCGAGTACAAGGACATATCGTGCGCGCCTTCGCGGAGCATTTCCCCCGAAGACGAGGCCGCTGCCGAGGCCAGCGGTCAACGGCGGAAGGAGCTGTACCTCAACGGGCCTGAAGGTAGGGGCTCCACCCACCATAGGAATGCCCTGTCCAAGAAGATAAAGAAAGAGGAGGGATCTGCAGGGGATAATGATATTGGCCACAATCGGAGCAGCAAGCCCAACGATGCCAAGCATATTACTCATGGTGTTCTTGCACTGGCTTCCTCAAGAAACTCTGGATCCACTGACGCCTCGCAGTTGTCCTCAAGGGACACCCCTGTGCCAGTGGAAAATAGGGTGAGAAAAGTTAAGCTCAAGGTTAGCGGACTTAACCGAATCATACCAAAACAAGAGCCTGTTGACGTTGGCATGCCTGGCACATCGGATGTCTCTTTCCATCGCCAAAAGCAGAAG GATTCTGGTGAGCAGAAACATCACAGCACAAGAAAGGTTAGTCATGGTAATCACGTTGATGGAAAACGTGGAGATAAGCATGACATTTCACCATCTTCTGACCTGGTTCGCAAAAGCAAAAGGGTCCCTAAGAAGCGAACTCTTGAttctgatgatgaagatggtgaattACTTTATCTTGAAAAACTTAAAGTGGCTAAAGCTGCACCAGAACAGCACATGGCTACTGACCAGCCTCTAGCTTATGGTTATGGTGAGGATGGTCTCAGGAAGAAGCTATCCAAGGTTTCTAAAAATAAGAGCACTCCTTATGAAGTGGACAACGACTTCACTATGTCACAATTTAGCAGAGATGTTAGGAAGAAGGTGAAACTGGAGGATACCAGTGATTTTATTGTAGAGGAGGAATTTGGGTTGGATGTGTCTGATAGATTAATTGAAGCTGATTCACCTTCGGGTGTAAAGATTGAAGCTCCTGGCCTAACAACAAGGCAGCGAGCCCTCCAAGGCAGGGGTGGCCATGGTGAAAGCATGATTGAATTTCCCGACGGGTTACCAGCTGCTCCATCATCTAGAA GGCAAAAGGATAAGCTTTCAGATGTGGAGATACAAGCCAAAAAAGCAGAAGTGGCTCAGAGGCGTAAGATGCAAGTAGAGAAGGCAGAGAGAGAGCAACAG GCTGAAGCAATGAGGAAAATATTGGGGATTGACactgagaagaagaaggaagagaagaaGCAGAAAGAACGTGAAGACAAG GAAAAGCAAGCAAAATTCGAGGAATATAAAAGAAGCTGCATCCAGTGCGTAATGCGACCAGAAGGAACAGTTGTTACATTCCCTGATACCATGGGCCTTCCTAGCATATTTAACTCCAAACCTATCAG CTACCCACCTCCAAGGGAGAAGTGCGCAGGCCCCTCGTGCCCAAACCCTTACAAGTACCGTGACTCCAAGACGAAGCTCCCGCTCTGCAGCCTGGAGTGCTACAAGGCCGTCCAGGGAGGCGCTGGGACGATGGCGTGCTGA
- the LOC123115175 gene encoding neural Wiskott-Aldrich syndrome protein-like, which yields MGTSILSSVNNKDRTLSPRLPPSAAFPTAPTRRPLGGGAHPRVTCTTVGPVPSGSRSGATDAPDPSCAVTATTSDTAGPPPEPPSPSSPDRPPPRRPRLLPAGLPPPGLASLSLVASSLLAHAGALEPDATVDDDPYYTGGAYYYVQPADDDQE from the exons ATGGGCACTTCTATTCTATCTAGTGTAAACAACAAG GATCGAAccctctcccctcgtctccctcccagCGCCGCCTTCCCCACCGCACCCACGCGACGCCCACTAGGGGGGGGGGCTCACCCCCGCGTGACCTGCACGACCGTCGGCCCCGTCCCGAGTGGATCTAGATCGGGGGCAACTGACGCCCCCGACCCGTCGTGCGCCGTCACCGCCACCACCTCCGACACCGCTGgaccgccgccggagcccccctcACCGTCTTCGCCGGAtcggccgccgccccgtcgccctcgACTCCTCCCCGCTGGACTGCCTCCTCCCGGACTCGCATCACTGAGCCTCGTCGCCTCTTCCCTCCTCGCAC atgctggagccctggagccagacgccaccgtcgacgacgacccctactacaccggaggtgcctactactacgtgcagcccgctgacgacgaccaggagtag
- the LOC123113905 gene encoding uncharacterized protein, producing the protein MAAAPAPAPSPPEVSPPPLDASASASASDDEWDADGFVIPDVTIQDDDDDDAVTTHSVPKARDPEPQQAKEEKIYLGPHGAPPSGAKQQQLNTVGRKQSFRNKLKEADRKSSGNAQENKVESLRELMGAVTTDSRGMAKSSRRDWLDPHCRESEFDRKPR; encoded by the exons atggcggccgcccccgcccccgccccttcGCCGCCGGAAGTGTCCCCGCCGCCCCTcgacgcctccgcctccgcctccgcctccgacgACGAGTGGG ATGCGGATGGATTTGTTATTCCTGATGTGACTattcaagatgatgatgatgatgatgctgttaCTACACACAGTGTCCCCAAAGCAAGGGATCCTGAACCTCAGCAG GCTAAAGAGGAGAAGATATACCTGGGACCTCATGGGGCGCCACCATCAGGAGCAAAGCAGCAGCAACTTAACACAGTTGGCCGTAAGCAGAGTTTCAGAAACAAGCTGAAGGAAGCAGATAGGAAATCCAGTGGCAATGCTCAGGAGAACAAGGTGGAAAGCCTAAGAGAGCTCATGGGGGCTGTGACAACAGATAGTAGGGGCATGGCGAAGAGTTCCCGTCGCGACTGGCTTGACCCACACTGTCGTGAGTCAGAGTTTGATAGGAAACCGCGCTAG
- the LOC123113906 gene encoding uncharacterized protein, translating into MALRVAPSPLLASGGGATAFTTPLTPKKRGAGLLLLSKRSRISAQLGGGGGGDGETKPDGKKFITREQEPEQYWQTAGERKGENPMMTPLPYIVIFGFSTPFIILAIAFANGWIKAPLIR; encoded by the exons ATGGCCCTCAGGGTTGCTCCGTCGCCGCTCCTCGCCTCCGGCGGCGGTGCCACCGCCTTCACTACCCCGCTTACGCCCAAGAAGAGAGGCGCCGGCCTGCTCCTCCTAAGCAAGCGCTCCAGGATCTCCGCCCAGCTCG gtggtggaggtggtggtgatggagagacCAAGCCTGACGGCAAGAAGTTCATCACCAGAGAACAGGAACCAGAGCA gtACTGGCAGACTGCCGGGGAGAGGAAGGGGGAGAACCCCATGATGACGCCGCTGCCCTACATTGTCATCTTCGGCTTCTCCACCCCCTTCATCATCCTCGCCATCGCCTTCGCCAACGGATGGATCAAGGCGCCCCTCATCCGCTGA